A stretch of the Streptosporangium sp. NBC_01755 genome encodes the following:
- a CDS encoding ABC transporter substrate-binding protein: MPGFSRLNGPGSPALSRRSVLQLGSGVALLLATGCAAGTTAGGGSATPAASTAPGGTPAASKLRIAVSSYLSSWDQDFVGFDLTALMLYKNVFPYMIDYGVTSVGDGQILDTEAIAPTFAESFEPDADNKVWTLKLRKGVKFASGNEMTAKDVKWSKDRAFAAKANVAGVYRLIGLTKADQVEVVDDYTVTFTQAFPSALTRQIQAISLYVFDSEEAKKHATDADPWAKEWFAKNPPTGGYFNVEKAVQGQEIVLTANAGYPGPDGAKSSEIRLSVVPAASNQRLQLQNGDIDVAFGIGQRDIKDLKSTKGIKVISAPSNNQLVIQMSVTTAPFDDPAVRRALAHAVPYEQIIANVYGGDARAAKSVVPLDMPGYSETGYPYAYDVAKAKETLAAAGKTSITSELVFQTDSEEQQQIAVLVQSEARKAGIELKLTPLDPATLAERREKKNIPLQVTLGQLWVNDVEYMLGTSLTKGASLNYSNYVNPEIEKIFEESHTVVDAAERAKLWLRVQEILAEDVPWAVICQPNFNLPVREEVAGWVQPMDGLARLRYLSISS; encoded by the coding sequence GTGCCCGGCTTCTCTCGTCTCAACGGTCCGGGATCCCCGGCGCTGTCCCGCCGCTCGGTCCTGCAGCTCGGCAGCGGGGTCGCCCTCCTCCTGGCGACCGGATGCGCCGCGGGCACCACGGCGGGCGGCGGATCCGCCACCCCCGCAGCGAGCACCGCCCCCGGCGGGACCCCCGCCGCCTCGAAGCTGCGGATCGCCGTGAGCAGCTACCTGAGCAGCTGGGACCAGGACTTCGTCGGGTTCGACCTGACCGCGCTGATGCTCTACAAGAACGTCTTCCCCTACATGATCGACTACGGGGTCACCTCGGTCGGCGACGGCCAGATCCTCGACACCGAGGCCATCGCCCCGACCTTCGCCGAGTCCTTCGAGCCCGACGCCGACAACAAGGTCTGGACCCTCAAGCTGCGCAAGGGCGTCAAGTTCGCCAGTGGCAACGAGATGACCGCCAAGGACGTCAAGTGGTCCAAGGACCGCGCGTTCGCCGCGAAGGCCAACGTCGCCGGCGTCTACCGGCTGATCGGGCTCACCAAGGCCGACCAGGTCGAGGTGGTCGACGACTACACGGTGACGTTCACCCAGGCCTTCCCCAGTGCCCTGACCCGGCAGATCCAGGCCATCTCGCTGTACGTCTTCGACTCCGAGGAGGCGAAGAAGCACGCCACCGACGCCGACCCCTGGGCCAAGGAGTGGTTCGCCAAGAACCCCCCGACCGGCGGCTACTTCAACGTGGAGAAGGCGGTCCAGGGCCAGGAGATCGTGCTCACCGCCAACGCCGGCTACCCCGGCCCCGACGGCGCCAAGAGCTCGGAGATCAGGCTGAGCGTGGTGCCCGCGGCCTCAAACCAGCGCCTGCAGCTGCAGAACGGCGACATCGACGTCGCCTTCGGCATCGGCCAGCGCGACATCAAGGACCTCAAGTCCACGAAGGGCATCAAGGTCATCTCCGCGCCGAGCAACAACCAGCTCGTCATCCAGATGTCGGTGACCACCGCCCCCTTCGACGACCCCGCGGTGCGCAGGGCGCTCGCCCACGCGGTGCCGTACGAGCAGATCATCGCCAACGTCTACGGCGGCGACGCGCGGGCGGCCAAGAGCGTCGTCCCGCTGGACATGCCCGGCTACTCCGAGACCGGCTACCCCTACGCCTACGACGTCGCCAAGGCCAAGGAGACACTGGCCGCGGCGGGCAAGACCTCGATCACCTCCGAGCTGGTCTTCCAGACCGACAGCGAGGAGCAGCAGCAGATCGCCGTACTCGTGCAGAGCGAGGCCAGGAAGGCGGGCATCGAGCTGAAGCTCACCCCGCTCGACCCCGCCACGCTCGCCGAGCGCAGGGAGAAGAAGAACATCCCCCTGCAGGTCACTCTGGGCCAGCTCTGGGTCAACGACGTGGAGTACATGCTCGGCACCAGCCTCACCAAGGGCGCCAGCCTCAACTACTCCAACTACGTCAACCCCGAGATCGAGAAGATCTTCGAGGAGTCCCACACCGTCGTCGACGCGGCCGAGCGCGCCAAGCTCTGGCTGCGCGTGCAGGAGATCCTGGCCGAGGACGTGCCGTGGGCCGTCATCTGCCAGCCCAACTTCAACCTCCCCGTCCGGGAAGAGGTGGCGGGATGGGTCCAGCCGATGGACGGCCTGGCCCGGCTGCGCTACCTGAGCATCTCCTCCTGA